Part of the Fundulus heteroclitus isolate FHET01 chromosome 20, MU-UCD_Fhet_4.1, whole genome shotgun sequence genome, CCTGCCGCATTCATCGCTCAAACTGGGCTGCAGTAAAAGAACGTGGGTCATTTCAGGTCAGCTGCGGAGCCATGAGCGGAGCCTGGTGCCTGTGTGCACACATGAGGAAGAGGTGGCATAACTCTGGCTGAAATTAGCAGTACAACCTGAATGCTAACCCAGAACGGGCCAGAATAGCTAATCacttataaaaaataataaaaaaatgattatGGTTACAAAATTATGATGGAAACTCTTGATTCTTATATTCACCCAGCAAGAAATAAGGTGGAGGTTTACTCTAATAGGCATCAGCAGGGTCCTCAGAGAAACAGAGTAGAGGGACTTTCACTTAGGATGCAGGTAGACTTAAAAGCTCCGGCTATGAGAGAAAACAATAGAAACCCTTTCTGGGAGCTTCTAGCTGGATTTGCATCAAGATGTGAAAATTACATGGTGATTGGTTGGATGAAATTCAAAGCATTTATTACTGGAGTAGCTAAAACAGATCACATATATCTTTTCATTCCTGCAGCCGGTCTGATTCTCTGCTGACAGAAAAAGGGTTTTGTGCAATAAACTGAGAAAATATCACACATATACATTAAGTTCAAAAGTGAGCCTTCCCCTTTTCTACCACATTTTCTGTCCTCATTCAAAACATGCAGCTCTGGGTTGTTTAAAGGTGctgtaataaaaagaaatgaatcgTAGCAATTGATCACAAATGCAAAGAACTATCACAGACCAACgaattcctttatttttctaaatatgtataatatcatataaacaaatgaaacaaagatacagttttattaaaaataaaacacagatgccgttttatttatacagtattagtaactgaaatattaatactgATAACAAGACAAAAGATGAGCGTCCAAGGAAGGTCCAGGATGATATATTTTCCACTCTGTTGTGTTTTCCATGGTTTGTTTCAACCCTCCAGTAAAAACTCCGGACCCCCTTTatcccccccctctcccccaaTCATAATTCTCTGGTGTTAGAGAACAGTAAGGAACACGTTGAATCACGGAGGAACAAGCAAAACAAGAGACATGTCAGGGAGAAAGTATTTAAGAAGGTTGAAGCAcaatataaaacaacaactggaaAACTATCTGTTGTAGTAAGAAGAAAACTACGAGAAGACTGTTTTCCCAAAAGCGTTCAGGCGGCCCAGCAAATATGTGGGAGACagtgctctgatcagatgagaccaaaactgaatttaCTGCGTACGTGCAAAACGTTTCACGCCGGAAGGGTCCTGATTCTCCTGAAAGGACAGATAGCGTATTGGAGGTCATAAACATGCAGTCAGGGCTATAATGGAGTGGTTTAGCTCAAggcattttcatctttttttggaGTGGCCTTTTTACAGTCTAGGCCTAAATAAAACTCATCGGTTTAAAAACTCAAAGATAGTCGCCTGCTTGCTCTTTTCAtgcagtctgactgagcttgggcTTTTTGGAAGGAAgagtgagcaaaaaaaaaaaaatcagtctgtTGAATTCACAAAGTGTTGACTGTGGGACTGAATACACACGCAGGCCACACATCTCAGATTATCACTTCTTTTTGGTGAAAACCTTTAGAAACCACGTCAACTTTACGCGCTCCTTAAAATCCTGGACTATTTTGTGTTGGACTTTCTCATGTGGTTGGACtttgaaaacctttaaaatgtgtCAATCATTTGGCGAGGCAGTGTATAAATGACTTGAGGATTAAAAAATTCCAGAGATAAAATAAAGTAATCCCTTTtggaatataaaatatttttaggtATCATTAATTAGCTGATTTTATTCAATATATTTCTTTCTGAAATCGCTAAAAAAGGATTTAGAAGAAacgtttagaaaaaaaaggcattgcTTTAATGGAAGCAGTTCCAGTCCTGTATTTATACTCATGAATCCACGTGCCTTGACATTTATCTATCTGCCTGTTGGGTTCAACAGTTGACTTTGTTTGTAACATTCTCCTCTTCATGTGTAATCTTAAAGGGCATGACTTATTGACCCAGATGATCCGTAAAGAATCCTGTGTTGTTCTGGTCAGCTGGTCAGCTGTCTCTCACTGTAGATCTTTGTCTCGTGTATACCCCAGAGACATGCGATGGAATAAGGGCACCATTCTGAAAGCCTCCGTGGACTACATCAGGAAGCTGCAGCGGGAGCAGGAGAGAGCCAAGGAGCTCGAGTGCAGACAGAGGAAGCTGGAGCACGCCAACCGCCATCTGATGCTGCGTATACAGGTGGGCTGCTCAGCTTCCTTTGCTTCATCTATAGTAGGTTTGAATCTGGATCCCACAACAAGTCGGTACCACTCATAAGATGATTTTACGATCAAGTTGCAATCAAGGTAACAACAACTCTAGCAATTTAATGCAAAAATGAACACAAACCCACTCAAGACTTTTttagacatgaaaaaaaaaactttcaaagaGTTTTCCCAAGGAAATCTCAATGTCAAATATGAGTAAATCATAATAAATTCTTAATCTTACGCACTTAAGGAAAAACGAAATAATAAGACACGACATGTGTAGCTCACAACTGACCTTGTCTGTGATGAATAAATACGTAACCTTTGTTTGGTTACCAGAATAACCCCTGTAAGTCACAGTACGATAATATTTTCactttgaaaacatttacatctgttaaaatattttcaagaacAATGTAGTCAGAGTAGTGGTCAAAATgtcaggtaaaataaaaaaaaaagaagttcatgtttttaattttattagtcaGATAATTAACAGTAATTTCCTTCGAACATAGGATCAATTCTTCCAAATTTGAACAGTTATATGAGTCTTAAGTTTATGATTGATGTTACCAATAATCTATGTAAGTGCCCCATAGATTTCAGTGTCACAAACGAGTCCACCAGAATAGACACAACATCTACGGGGTCAAGGCAATTTCTCTGGTGTTTGCTGCAATAAAAGTGCTAAaggagctaaaaaaaatgtcaccatAGATACTGTAAACTATCTTATAACACTGATTGTGCAGATTAGACTTAAACATCTTCAAGTGTTAGGACTTACAGGAGTCTTTCACTATAGTGTGCTTCTAAATTAATAATGTATGACATATATGAGGTGTAAGGTTTAGGTTAACTAGCTATTCAGGAACTTCTAGCTGCAAGGCAAGAAGGGTTAGGGTTTGGGGGTTCAAATTTTCCCCTGGGGTCCTGTCGGtttctgaaaatgaataaaaatgtattaaaggggaatcattataataaatatatgcatagatatagatacatatatatatatatatatatatatatatatatatatatatatatatatatatatatatatatatatatatatttatatccccATAGGTATAGACAATGGCCTGAAGTGTTACAGTATTTGTTTATGTTGATCTAGTAATATATGCAAGTGATTAATTTACAACTTGGTTTTGTAATTATCCAGGAGTTGGAGATCCAGGCCCGGGCTCATGGTATCACAGTCGTAGCATCCCCATCAGTCTGCACCTCAGAGCTAATGGCTCGAGCCATCAAACAGGAGCCCATTCTCGGGGACTGTCCGTCTGAGCTCTACCAGCACAGCTGCACCCCTGACATGTCTCCTCCAACCACGCTGGACCTCAACAACGGCACCATCACCTTCGACCATATCCCTGCAAACGCTGGGGACTCCAACCCCTATGGAAACTCCAGGACCTGTAAAATGAAAGAGCTGGTCAGGGACAACAGCCTGGGGCCAATTTCACCCAGCGACCCCCTGCTGTCCTCAATGTCCCCAGACGTTTCCAACAATGTCAGCAGCCGCCACAGTTCCAGCTCTAGCATGGACGAGAAAGATCATGGATGTTAGCCTCACGCCACGAGGGGTCTAGTAGACAAAGGAACTCTGTAGTCAATTTTATGTTAAAGGAATTTTTAATATGAAACTTTTTTCATGTATTGCTGTTAATTATTCCCATGAGCCAATGCTCTTGAGATCTTTTCTTTACGTGTTATTTACAACTTTCTTCTTATTCTTTTTTCCGTTTCAGGGTTCTCCACAGGAAGTCATCTATCTCTGTTTAAccctatcttctgcatcttcttctctcacaccaactactttcatgtcctctttcactTCAACCCTAAATCTCCTATTTGGTCTTCCTGtaggcctcctgcctggcagttccaacctcagcatccttctaccAATGTACTCCATATCCGTCTGGCatctctggctttatctccaaaacatctaacatgagccGTCCCTCTAAAGCAATCATTGCTGATCCAATTTGTCTTCGTCACTTCCAAAGAAAACCTCAAGTTCTTCATTTCTGCTACCTCTGGTTCTGCTTCCTGTCTCTTTCCCAGTACCACTATCTCTAAACCATACAACATGGCTAGTCTCACCACTGTCTTgtacacctttcctttcattttcacTGATACTCTTTTATCACACAACACACCTAACACTTTTCTCCACCCGttccaacctgctgggacacgTTTCTCCTCCGTGTTATTGACATGCTCAATTTTTTTATGGACTGCTCAGAAAATACTTGACAAACATATAACACAAAACCGGCAtacctttaaaatgttgaagtttTAGTCTGTTTAATATTTGGTTATATGTGTTTTACtgttgattgaaaaaaaatagctaCTGTGCTGTGTACAGAAAAGAGCATAATTAAAATACAATGTTGTTAAAATAGGAAGTTAAGTCAAATATATGAAACTGTAGTACATGTTTAAACATATTAATTGCCCCATATTCAGGAAATGAACTGCTAATCAAATCAAACAAAGAGCCTTCTTATTTATTGAAActtatttcttttcttccacaactctttgtttttgctccatcAGTTTTTTTGCCCAAAAGTTCATCCAGATTTAATCATGTTTAGAGATTTGTAGCAAATTGTGCTCTTGGATCTGATCGTTATGCAAttataaacaattttaaataaatcttcatAAACAACCACATAAAAATCATATCCCCATGGAAATGGCCTTTTCCATAAAGGTGGTGGTTAACCTTTTCAATTTATAAGAAAATTAGTTCCCTTAGGCTTCCTAAGCgcctaaatgtaaatgtaacacCCAGGTACATCTGCTCCTCTATAGAACCAAAATAAGTGAGACTTCAATATTGCACTAATGACCCAATAATTACATCCCATAATCTCATGCAACACTTTTGAAATGCTTCACACTCCTCAGAAAGCTTGATGCATGAATTGTTGACATACAACTTAGACTCTGATTAAATGGGCTAATGATTACCTGTTCAATTGATCATTtgttcaaattttaaattttaacaaaTGATCAATTTGTGGGTTGCTTAAtttcattaaatttaaatttttttatgaaattaagCAACCCAGACAAGTATTGAATATGGTCATGACCTGACTCCGCAGAACACTGAGTTCTACACCCTTGATCCAAGTGAACAAGCATTATTCAGAACAGGAGTGCTTCAAATGCAGCAGGCATACTTCTAAAACATTACAGGAGTTGAGTTGTGCAAAATGCTCTTACTTTCTCCACTGTTAGATCTTCTTAAAACATGCTTATTAACATGCCAGCACACATGCTAAGATAAGAAAGAGTGTGGCAGCAGCATATAAGTTTCAGAAACTTTGTTAAACTGTTACTGCGctgattttatttatcagaTGTTGCAAGGGTTTATTTGGACCTAGGGTGCAAAAGTACTCGTAtcccttgaacatttccacattttgtcagcACAACCTGAATGAATTTTATTGGGACTTGGTGTTATAGGCCAACAGGAAAAAGGAATTGTGAGGTAGAGGAAAGGGATTACATGTTTCAGaatattttgaaattaaaagtctaaaaaaagtGTTCAGTGCATTTCTATCCTCCCCCTGGTTGCTGTGATATcccaaaataaaacccagagcAAGAAATTGTTTTAAGAGATCATCCGTCCCCTAGTATGATATTCTATCTCAGTGTAAATCCAGTAGCTCGAATAAGAGCTCTTACAGGTTAGTCagaaaacattaacaaacaaaGAATATAATGAAGATCAAAAatgcagcagacaggtcagggataggTTTAAGGCAGAGCTAAGTTAAGAAACTGAGCTTCGTACTCGTCGCTTCATTCTGATCAATACATCCTCTGTAATCATCAATAATATAGCCCAATGACGAGGCACCTGTCGATCTTACTGTCTCATTCATTGAGGCCTGCCTTACCCGGTTCATAAATTcggcagcaaaggaagaaaacatcatcagagacaaaacacttaaaatatacatatatttaagtACAATTGGAATTCCAAGGGGAGACAAGCTCTTACGATTCTATCCTAAAGCCCTCATGTAGGAGAACTTGGGGGCAAGATTCTGCCTTCTTGGGTCGGGCTGCATGTGGATGTCTGAGGTGCAGCCCTGGGGCGCATCTATTAATACCCGGGCCCCTCATTG contains:
- the mitfa gene encoding melanocyte inducing transcription factor a isoform X3, which produces MPPGTAGSAPNSPMALLTIGTNCEKEMDDVIDDIISLESSYNEDVLGLMDPAFQINNPLPVSGNLLDVYNNQGLPLPGIPISNSCGPNIKREFTAPGMKQVLDKPGSCGQFESYQRPDGFPVEAEVRALAKERQKKDNHNLIERRRRFNINDRIKELGTLIPKSNDPDMRWNKGTILKASVDYIRKLQREQERAKELECRQRKLEHANRHLMLRIQELEIQARAHGITVVASPSVCTSELMARAIKQEPILGDCPSELYQHSCTPDMSPPTTLDLNNGTITFDHIPANAGDSNPYGNSRTCKMKELVRDNSLGPISPSDPLLSSMSPDVSNNVSSRHSSSSSMDEKDHGC